A stretch of the Paenibacillus dendritiformis genome encodes the following:
- a CDS encoding sensor histidine kinase, whose protein sequence is MSKWQALKASIRDLKFQTKIKLAFLLLSLIPVIVLGGFCFFETRSLLLAQSEADLKANLEQSVQAVNNQLNTYNKIITFLSFNQAIINAANHTYDSAYTMYDQLKNVIDQNFYTALYLNPDITRITLYTGTNLPKHGSTVIPIEEAANTSWYPHVMTSTENLWFFDGTKMFSAGRIFNTKQRNPKENILYTEVNHASLFQSFASLRANGAEILVTDAGGHTVYSSAKLEGDTAIPVDNQAGHGLLWSEKEYTVLQSIIPISGWNVYLYKPTNLITASAWLIILTIVLIMIACIIAVAGAGTFFARRMMSRIDQLHQNMDLVGKGVLEVTVTSESKDEIGDLIRGFGHMVEETKTLIHKVYVEEIARKEYEMKALQAQINPHFLYNSLSLINWRAIRLRAPEISEMAQLLSTFYRTTLNKGDNMIRVSDEILNVQSYLRIQLIMHSNSFEADYRIEDEILSCRMPNLMLQPLIENAILHGIENREEGDGNICVTGRREQDCIVFQVQDNGVGIPPERLPLLLQTKSKGYGLKNVNDRARLMYGPEYGLTIDSTVQVGTKVTLRIPVDW, encoded by the coding sequence ATGAGCAAATGGCAAGCGCTTAAGGCATCCATCCGCGACCTGAAATTCCAGACCAAAATCAAGCTTGCCTTTCTCCTGCTCAGCTTGATTCCCGTGATTGTGCTGGGCGGCTTTTGTTTTTTTGAGACCCGCTCGCTTTTGTTGGCGCAGTCTGAAGCGGATCTGAAGGCGAATCTGGAGCAAAGCGTGCAAGCGGTGAACAATCAGCTGAATACATATAATAAAATCATTACCTTTTTGAGCTTCAACCAAGCCATCATCAATGCGGCCAATCATACGTATGACAGCGCTTATACGATGTACGATCAGCTCAAAAACGTCATTGATCAAAATTTCTACACCGCCCTATATCTGAATCCGGATATCACACGAATCACGCTCTATACGGGAACCAATCTGCCGAAGCATGGAAGCACGGTCATCCCAATCGAGGAAGCCGCCAATACGTCCTGGTACCCGCATGTGATGACCTCGACCGAAAACCTGTGGTTTTTTGATGGAACGAAGATGTTCAGCGCCGGGCGCATTTTTAATACCAAACAAAGAAATCCGAAAGAAAACATTTTGTATACCGAAGTAAACCATGCTTCTCTGTTCCAGTCCTTTGCGTCCTTGCGGGCGAATGGAGCCGAGATTCTTGTCACGGACGCAGGCGGGCATACTGTCTATTCCTCGGCAAAACTGGAGGGAGATACAGCGATTCCGGTTGACAATCAAGCAGGTCATGGGCTGCTATGGAGCGAAAAGGAATACACCGTCTTGCAATCCATCATTCCGATCTCGGGGTGGAATGTATATTTATATAAGCCGACGAATCTGATCACGGCCTCTGCGTGGCTCATCATATTGACCATCGTGCTGATTATGATCGCCTGCATCATTGCCGTAGCCGGAGCCGGCACCTTTTTCGCCAGAAGAATGATGTCCCGGATCGATCAATTGCATCAAAATATGGATCTCGTAGGAAAAGGCGTGCTCGAGGTCACGGTCACCAGCGAATCGAAGGATGAAATCGGGGACTTAATCAGAGGGTTCGGCCATATGGTGGAAGAGACCAAAACGCTGATTCATAAAGTGTATGTGGAGGAAATCGCGCGCAAGGAGTATGAAATGAAGGCGCTCCAGGCGCAGATCAACCCCCATTTTCTGTACAACTCCCTCTCTCTGATCAATTGGAGGGCGATTCGGCTTCGGGCCCCGGAGATTAGCGAGATGGCTCAGCTGCTGTCCACCTTTTATCGAACCACCCTGAATAAGGGCGACAATATGATCCGAGTCTCGGACGAGATTCTCAATGTGCAATCCTACCTGCGTATTCAACTCATCATGCACAGCAACAGCTTCGAAGCGGACTACCGGATCGAGGATGAGATTCTGAGCTGCCGCATGCCGAACTTAATGCTGCAGCCTCTCATCGAAAACGCCATACTGCATGGCATTGAGAACAGAGAAGAAGGCGATGGGAACATCTGCGTGACGGGAAGACGGGAACAGGACTGCATTGTGTTTCAAGTTCAGGACAATGGAGTGGGCATTCCGCCGGAGCGGCTTCCCCTGCTGCTGCAAACGAAGTCCAAAGGCTATGGCCTCAAAAACGTCAATGACCGC
- a CDS encoding extracellular solute-binding protein — translation MITKRRNGLFFAIALLLVFAMAGCQKADKPAEESAADSNDPAWKEAKTTPFAPYPDTVTYTVGQVAGNYSSLRGTPYEKDNATDNVWTRYLKNKLNVQNEIAFEANDGTDYQQKVSMAIVSGEIPDIMVVPDHETLEQLYENDLIEDLTAAYENTASERIKEIYDSYDGRVLDTAKFDGKLMALPTTEISHGPGVLWLRKDWMDKLGLKEPKTIEDIEHIITQFVEKDPGGNGPGNTVGLVIDNEQPVGISGGQYEVNNIFALYGAFPKQWIDDGTGQAVYGSIQPEMKPALAKIADMYKKGLIDRQFAVRTSDDRKALLTSGKSGSFLDNWWGSWTVADSLKLNPDAEWVSYVAPQSEDGSVTMFTGKPTSSYLVVRKGFSHPEAAIKIASVQFDYQRYQEKDEAVLKEFEDYSAHNVGGSPLAVNIDYYDAFYRNVGVMEEALETGDAGKLTSNLDIAAYKSYKKYLDDVKNGNQVDANAWAGYTSSITTAKLVNSSNIKEVNPIFFGSTRSMSLKWPTLMKMELEMYLKIITGEQTPDDFDKFVENWKKTGGDIITDEVNEAIASN, via the coding sequence ATGATCACAAAACGAAGAAACGGTCTTTTCTTTGCGATAGCACTGCTATTGGTTTTTGCCATGGCTGGATGTCAAAAAGCGGACAAGCCAGCGGAGGAATCCGCAGCGGATAGCAATGACCCGGCGTGGAAGGAAGCGAAGACGACGCCTTTTGCGCCTTATCCCGACACCGTTACCTATACGGTGGGCCAGGTAGCAGGGAATTACTCTTCGCTGAGAGGCACGCCCTATGAGAAGGACAATGCGACGGACAATGTCTGGACCAGATATCTCAAGAATAAGCTGAATGTCCAAAACGAGATTGCGTTCGAGGCCAATGACGGCACAGACTATCAGCAAAAAGTATCGATGGCGATCGTAAGCGGCGAGATTCCGGATATCATGGTCGTTCCCGATCATGAAACATTGGAGCAGCTTTACGAGAACGATCTGATCGAGGACCTTACCGCAGCCTATGAAAATACGGCCAGTGAGCGCATCAAGGAAATCTATGATTCCTATGACGGCCGCGTCCTGGACACGGCCAAGTTCGACGGCAAGCTGATGGCGCTGCCGACCACGGAAATCTCGCACGGTCCGGGCGTCCTGTGGCTGCGCAAGGACTGGATGGACAAGTTGGGGCTGAAAGAACCGAAAACCATTGAAGATATTGAACATATCATTACCCAGTTCGTAGAAAAAGATCCCGGCGGCAACGGACCAGGCAATACGGTGGGACTGGTCATCGATAATGAACAGCCTGTCGGAATTTCGGGCGGGCAATATGAAGTGAACAATATTTTTGCCTTATACGGAGCCTTCCCGAAGCAATGGATCGATGACGGCACGGGACAAGCCGTATACGGTTCCATTCAGCCTGAGATGAAGCCCGCTCTGGCCAAAATCGCGGATATGTACAAAAAAGGGCTTATTGATCGCCAGTTCGCCGTCCGCACATCGGATGATCGCAAGGCGCTGCTGACGAGCGGCAAAAGCGGCTCGTTCCTGGACAACTGGTGGGGAAGCTGGACCGTGGCGGACTCGCTCAAGCTGAATCCGGATGCCGAATGGGTGTCTTATGTCGCTCCGCAATCCGAGGACGGATCGGTCACGATGTTCACCGGCAAGCCGACCAGCAGTTATCTGGTGGTCCGCAAAGGGTTCAGCCATCCGGAAGCCGCCATTAAAATTGCGAGCGTTCAATTCGATTATCAGCGCTACCAGGAGAAGGACGAAGCCGTGCTCAAGGAATTCGAGGATTACAGCGCGCATAACGTAGGCGGATCTCCGCTCGCCGTCAACATTGACTATTATGATGCGTTCTACCGCAATGTTGGAGTTATGGAAGAAGCATTGGAGACGGGCGATGCCGGCAAATTAACGAGCAATCTGGATATTGCGGCTTATAAGTCCTACAAAAAATATTTGGATGATGTGAAAAATGGAAATCAAGTCGATGCCAACGCATGGGCCGGATATACATCGAGCATTACGACGGCGAAGCTGGTCAACAGCTCCAACATCAAAGAAGTCAATCCGATCTTCTTCGGCAGCACACGGTCCATGTCTTTGAAATGGCCGACCTTAATGAAAATGGAGCTCGAAATGTATCTGAAAATTATTACGGGCGAGCAAACGCCGGATGATTTCGATAAATTCGTGGAGAATTGGAAGAAAACCGGCGGCGATATCATTACGGATGAAGTGAACGAAGCGATTGCCTCCAATTGA
- a CDS encoding response regulator transcription factor, producing the protein MLTILIADDQQEEREGIAFLIEELQFPLKVELAENGKKALEFLRRQSADILFTDVKMPLMDGLQLAGQALQLRPQMKVILFSGFAEFEYAKTAISLGVSDYLLKPIDVDAFQETMHKVIEDITIQKQEDEASKMRKAYVKKHVLFTLVNGVGAPPSLKGASLDLPAAYDRMLLLEFEKNFFEHAGAGFEGYVLSLLETPADYINLNGYQSLLLFPEAKCSSGLSYRDMAQRIHERILTTFNSVCYIALYESPTAMEALPAGLDQLEQLMEHRFFSPDRFIFEEQDDNLYASEETAQSDSAILDKIRANIKNRDLFSLKANTEILYQKYAKQVQFSQLYVKYLFSSLCQELVTQLMADMPERDLNHGIEKIYRAEDIRDIQKIINEYVLRLEDKYANSEASCNREIAYITKYIEDHYGDDLSLDSLAAKVYLSPHYLSSMFKKTMGCGLNKYIKNVRMRKAKELLTSTHLKVSDISSAVGYRDVSYFCQNYRDFYGRTPEKYRQFMAAGGRA; encoded by the coding sequence ATGCTAACCATTTTAATCGCAGATGATCAACAGGAAGAACGTGAAGGCATCGCTTTTCTGATCGAAGAGCTTCAATTTCCTCTTAAAGTGGAGCTTGCGGAAAACGGCAAAAAGGCGCTTGAATTTTTGCGGCGCCAGTCTGCCGATATTTTGTTCACCGATGTGAAGATGCCGCTTATGGACGGGCTTCAGCTTGCCGGACAGGCGCTGCAGCTTCGGCCGCAGATGAAGGTCATCCTATTCAGCGGCTTCGCGGAATTTGAATATGCGAAGACGGCTATCTCCCTTGGCGTATCCGACTACCTTCTCAAGCCAATCGATGTGGACGCCTTTCAAGAGACGATGCATAAAGTCATTGAAGACATCACCATACAAAAGCAAGAAGACGAAGCATCGAAAATGAGAAAAGCCTATGTGAAAAAACATGTGCTGTTCACCCTCGTGAACGGCGTTGGCGCTCCTCCTTCGTTGAAGGGAGCTTCCCTGGATTTGCCGGCGGCTTACGATAGAATGCTGCTGCTGGAATTCGAAAAAAACTTCTTCGAGCATGCCGGGGCCGGGTTCGAAGGCTATGTCCTCTCCCTGTTGGAGACGCCGGCTGACTATATCAATTTGAATGGTTATCAGAGCTTGCTGCTCTTTCCCGAAGCGAAGTGTTCCTCCGGCTTGTCCTATCGTGACATGGCACAGCGCATTCATGAGCGCATTCTCACTACGTTCAATTCAGTCTGTTATATCGCCTTGTACGAGAGTCCGACGGCGATGGAAGCCCTGCCCGCCGGGCTTGACCAATTGGAGCAGTTGATGGAGCACCGCTTCTTCTCGCCGGACCGTTTTATTTTTGAAGAACAGGATGATAACCTCTATGCCTCCGAGGAGACGGCTCAAAGTGACAGCGCTATCTTGGACAAGATCCGGGCAAATATCAAGAACCGGGATCTATTCAGCCTGAAGGCGAATACCGAAATTCTTTATCAAAAATATGCCAAGCAGGTTCAGTTTTCGCAGCTCTATGTCAAATATTTATTTTCGAGTCTATGCCAAGAACTCGTCACCCAGCTTATGGCTGATATGCCTGAACGGGATCTGAATCACGGCATTGAGAAAATATACAGAGCCGAGGATATCCGGGATATCCAAAAAATTATCAATGAGTACGTCTTGCGGCTGGAGGACAAATATGCGAATTCCGAAGCGTCTTGCAACCGGGAGATTGCCTATATCACAAAATATATCGAGGACCATTATGGTGACGACCTGAGTCTGGATTCCCTCGCCGCCAAAGTCTACTTATCGCCCCATTACCTCAGCTCCATGTTCAAGAAGACGATGGGCTGCGGCTTGAACAAATACATAAAAAACGTGCGCATGCGGAAGGCGAAGGAGTTATTAACGAGCACTCATCTCAAAGTGTCGGATATATCGAGCGCCGTGGGATATCGGGATGTGTCGTATTTTTGCCAAAACTATAGAGACTTTTACGGGCGCACTCCCGAAAAATACCGGCAATTCATGGCTGCGGGAGGAAGAGCATGA